A single window of Sulfurihydrogenibium subterraneum DSM 15120 DNA harbors:
- the purF gene encoding amidophosphoribosyltransferase gives MCGVFGVFNNKSAAELTFLGLHALQHRGQESAGIAVSDGYDINLRLGTGLITQAIKEEDIKELKGDIAIGHVRYSTSGGSNPKNIQPFFAHFYGGQFAIAHNGNLVNAERLKRELEMEGAIFRSTSDTEVFVHLIAKSRQPAPPHINLHKNDEDFLPHVFEAMRKVKGAYSLVILREKQLIAVRDPYGFRPLVLGKNRSGSYFVASETCALDIVDAEYLRDINPGEVIVIDDAGIRSYYPFEYTENPKKCIFEFVYFARPDSKIFKDWVYSVRKEFGKRLAKEYPIDADCVIPVLDSGLLAAMGYSEESGIPFEIGLIRNHYVGRSFIQPSQEIRDLSVRLKLNPVRDVIEGKRIIVIDDSIVRGTTSRKIVNMLRRAGAKEVHMLISSPPVVSPCYYGIDTPTKEELLASQMSIEEIRKFIGADTLGYLSLEGMLEAADKTKGYCTACFTGNYPVLELITDFIVTS, from the coding sequence ATGTGTGGAGTATTTGGAGTTTTTAATAATAAATCGGCAGCTGAACTTACATTTTTAGGATTACACGCATTACAACACAGAGGACAAGAATCTGCAGGTATTGCAGTATCAGATGGCTACGATATAAATTTAAGACTTGGAACAGGGTTAATAACCCAAGCAATAAAAGAAGAAGACATCAAAGAGTTAAAAGGCGATATCGCTATAGGTCATGTAAGATACTCTACAAGTGGAGGGTCTAACCCAAAAAATATCCAGCCATTTTTCGCTCACTTTTACGGAGGGCAGTTTGCAATAGCACATAACGGTAATCTGGTTAATGCGGAAAGACTGAAAAGAGAACTGGAGATGGAAGGCGCCATATTTAGGTCAACGTCAGACACGGAAGTGTTTGTCCACCTGATAGCAAAATCAAGACAACCTGCCCCACCTCACATAAACCTTCATAAAAACGACGAAGACTTTCTACCCCATGTATTTGAAGCTATGAGAAAGGTAAAAGGTGCATACTCTCTGGTTATTCTGAGAGAAAAACAGCTTATAGCCGTAAGAGACCCTTACGGATTTAGACCACTGGTTTTAGGTAAAAACAGGAGTGGGTCTTACTTTGTTGCATCTGAAACCTGTGCTTTAGATATTGTAGATGCAGAATATTTAAGGGATATAAACCCTGGTGAAGTTATTGTAATAGATGATGCAGGAATAAGGTCTTACTATCCTTTTGAATATACGGAAAATCCAAAAAAATGTATATTTGAGTTTGTTTACTTTGCAAGACCAGACAGTAAAATATTTAAAGATTGGGTTTACAGTGTAAGAAAAGAATTTGGTAAAAGACTTGCAAAAGAGTACCCAATAGATGCAGATTGTGTAATTCCTGTATTAGACTCAGGATTACTTGCCGCTATGGGGTACAGTGAAGAAAGTGGAATACCTTTTGAGATAGGACTTATAAGAAACCATTACGTTGGTAGAAGTTTTATCCAACCATCACAAGAGATAAGAGATTTAAGCGTAAGATTAAAACTAAACCCTGTAAGAGACGTTATAGAAGGAAAAAGAATTATAGTGATAGATGACTCTATAGTTAGAGGTACAACCAGCAGGAAAATAGTAAATATGTTAAGAAGGGCAGGAGCAAAAGAAGTTCATATGCTTATAAGCTCTCCTCCTGTTGTAAGTCCTTGCTACTACGGAATAGACACACCGACAAAAGAAGAATTACTCGCATCTCAAATGTCTATAGAAGAAATTAGAAAGTTTATAGGAGCTGATACACTTGGATATCTATCTTTAGAAGGTATGTTAGAAGCCGCAGACAAAACCAAGGGATACTGCACTGCATGCTTTACAGGAAACTACCCTGTATTAGAACTAATAACTGATTTTATAGTCACTTCTTGA
- a CDS encoding RNA-guided endonuclease InsQ/TnpB family protein, which produces MKTNQEIIGTYFYPCYANKGKADKVIQIITEYRKTAQRIAKYLWSEFFKTGKFSKYKDVKSIRSNLSERYKQTCLWQVISTLNSFVSNIQEKFKEIVYNSTLPEEIKKTLFIINKNKAWFSKDFECSSKIKKLARKIFKHNLKQYNKPSFKNINLHLDSKVAVVEHNKQSKTFDRWIKLSTLEKGKPIYLPIKNNRYAENLEGELANFCQISVDNNNIIVKLMKKLKKRKYLPETDTISIDLGLNPLFAASKGNLIGRNFMSFLKRIDEKITKRMAHLQKIGIKPKQDNKYRELVRKFREFLKNEINRYINRLVEIYKPATIVIEKLDFRNPELSKRINRLISNFGKRYIKDKLNRLQEIYGIKIIQVNPAYTSQVCSSCGYVDKKNRKDTNTFECKVCGAKINAQVNGAKNILARRSCEDIKLHHSKKQVLRILVKRYLERQKGCYSAPLEVIKSNPYFKDYLDDFLNPAVVGNKRL; this is translated from the coding sequence ATGAAAACTAATCAAGAAATCATAGGCACTTATTTTTATCCCTGCTATGCTAACAAAGGTAAAGCTGATAAAGTAATTCAAATAATTACTGAGTATAGGAAAACAGCCCAAAGAATTGCTAAATACTTGTGGAGTGAATTCTTTAAAACAGGAAAGTTTAGTAAATACAAAGACGTAAAGAGTATTAGGTCAAATCTTTCTGAAAGATATAAACAAACCTGTTTATGGCAAGTAATAAGCACACTAAATTCTTTTGTATCCAACATTCAGGAAAAATTTAAAGAAATAGTGTATAATTCCACTTTACCAGAGGAAATAAAGAAAACTCTTTTTATAATCAATAAAAACAAAGCATGGTTTAGTAAAGATTTTGAGTGTAGTAGTAAAATTAAAAAACTTGCAAGAAAAATATTCAAGCACAATCTTAAACAGTATAACAAACCATCTTTTAAAAATATCAATCTGCACTTAGATAGCAAAGTTGCAGTTGTAGAACATAACAAACAAAGCAAAACTTTTGACAGATGGATAAAGTTATCAACCCTTGAAAAAGGAAAGCCTATTTATTTACCAATTAAAAATAATAGATATGCAGAAAATTTAGAAGGTGAGCTGGCTAACTTCTGTCAGATTTCAGTAGATAACAACAACATCATTGTAAAACTGATGAAAAAGTTAAAAAAGAGAAAATACCTACCAGAAACAGACACTATATCAATTGATTTAGGCTTAAACCCTCTGTTTGCAGCAAGTAAAGGGAATTTAATCGGAAGAAACTTTATGAGTTTTCTCAAAAGAATAGATGAGAAAATCACAAAAAGGATGGCACATTTACAGAAAATAGGTATAAAACCAAAACAAGACAATAAATACAGAGAATTAGTAAGAAAATTCAGAGAGTTTTTAAAGAATGAGATAAACAGATACATAAACCGTTTGGTAGAGATATACAAACCAGCAACCATCGTTATTGAAAAATTAGACTTTAGAAACCCAGAACTTTCAAAAAGAATAAACAGGTTAATATCAAACTTTGGTAAGAGATACATAAAAGACAAATTAAACAGATTACAAGAGATTTATGGAATAAAGATAATACAAGTCAACCCAGCATACACAAGTCAGGTTTGCAGTAGCTGTGGGTACGTTGATAAGAAAAACAGAAAAGATACAAATACTTTTGAATGTAAAGTTTGCGGAGCAAAAATAAACGCACAGGTAAACGGTGCTAAAAACATCCTTGCAAGACGTTCTTGTGAGGATATCAAACTCCACCACTCAAAAAAGCAAGTCCTCAGGATATTGGTAAAACGGTATCTTGAGAGACAAAAAGGGTGTTATAGTGCTCCCTTGGAAGTTATTAAGAGTAATCCATATTTTAAGGATTATCTTGATGACTTCCTAAACCCTGCGGTGGTGGGGAATAAACGTCTATAA
- a CDS encoding DJ-1 family glyoxalase III, giving the protein MAKVLVPLADGFEEIEAISIVDILRRAGIEVVITGLHDGYIESARGVKVIPDTTIDKVSADEFDMIVLPGGQPGTDNLNKDERVKKLIQDFYNKGKLTGAICAAPYVLASAGILHGKKATSYPTYKDKLGDVNYLEESVVEDSNVLTSRGPGTAACFALKIVEKLAGKEKADQIQQATLFKC; this is encoded by the coding sequence ATGGCAAAGGTTTTAGTACCATTAGCAGATGGATTTGAAGAAATAGAAGCTATCAGCATTGTAGACATTTTAAGAAGAGCAGGAATAGAAGTTGTGATAACAGGACTGCACGATGGATATATAGAAAGTGCAAGAGGTGTAAAGGTAATTCCAGACACAACCATAGATAAAGTAAGCGCAGATGAGTTTGATATGATAGTTCTTCCTGGTGGTCAACCGGGAACAGATAACCTAAACAAAGACGAGAGAGTAAAAAAGTTAATTCAAGACTTTTACAATAAAGGAAAACTTACAGGTGCAATCTGTGCAGCTCCTTACGTTTTAGCTTCTGCTGGAATTTTACATGGTAAAAAGGCAACTTCTTATCCAACTTACAAAGATAAGTTAGGAGATGTAAACTATCTTGAAGAGTCTGTTGTAGAAGATTCCAACGTACTAACGTCAAGAGGACCAGGAACAGCTGCATGTTTTGCTCTTAAAATAGTAGAAAAGTTAGCAGGAAAAGAAAAAGCAGACCAAATTCAGCAGGCAACCCTATTCAAATGTTAA
- a CDS encoding M24 family metallopeptidase: protein MLKIDQIKEKLRKEGLDAFLFNSYSNVFYLSRFSSSNAYIILTDKEAYFITDARYYENAKEKLKNFTVLELKNGLKGLKYFINNLNIKNLGFEKDKITLSFYEKLKENLKPTLIGYEGFLNEFRISKTEEEIHIIKQAVIKIDNVYKKILPWIKENVNNNLTELSIRKKVIDLIFEEGGTSESFPTIVATGKHSAIPHWETSEEPILKDAPLLIDMGLKYKGYCSDFTRTLYLGSLDSKFEKIYNIVKEAHIEAVNVVKAGIPIKEIDLTARKVIEKYGYGDCFTHSTGHGIGIDIHEEPRIYKDNEEILQENTVFTIEPGIYIPNWGGVRLENIVVARKDGVEVLTQTPLELVNLL from the coding sequence ATGTTAAAAATAGACCAGATAAAAGAAAAACTAAGAAAGGAAGGCTTAGATGCCTTCCTGTTTAACTCTTACTCCAACGTATTTTATCTGTCAAGATTTTCATCTTCTAACGCTTATATTATACTGACTGATAAAGAAGCATACTTCATTACAGATGCAAGATACTACGAAAACGCAAAAGAAAAACTAAAAAACTTTACAGTATTAGAGCTAAAAAACGGTCTTAAAGGGTTAAAATATTTTATAAATAATTTAAATATCAAAAACTTAGGATTTGAAAAAGATAAAATTACCTTATCATTTTACGAAAAACTTAAAGAGAACCTAAAACCTACCTTAATAGGTTATGAAGGATTTTTAAACGAGTTTAGAATTTCAAAAACAGAAGAAGAAATCCATATAATAAAACAAGCAGTAATTAAAATAGATAATGTTTATAAAAAGATACTACCTTGGATAAAAGAAAATGTAAACAATAATCTTACAGAGCTTTCTATAAGAAAAAAAGTTATAGACCTTATTTTTGAAGAAGGAGGGACATCAGAAAGCTTTCCGACCATAGTAGCTACAGGAAAACATTCTGCAATACCCCACTGGGAAACCTCAGAAGAACCTATTTTAAAAGATGCACCATTACTAATAGATATGGGCTTAAAGTACAAAGGATACTGTAGTGATTTTACAAGGACACTTTACCTTGGAAGTTTAGACTCAAAGTTTGAAAAAATTTATAACATCGTAAAAGAAGCTCACATAGAAGCTGTGAACGTGGTAAAAGCAGGAATACCTATAAAAGAGATAGATTTAACAGCAAGAAAAGTGATAGAAAAATACGGATATGGAGATTGCTTTACTCACTCAACAGGACACGGAATAGGGATAGATATTCACGAAGAACCAAGAATATACAAAGACAACGAAGAAATTTTACAAGAAAATACAGTCTTTACAATAGAACCAGGAATATACATTCCTAACTGGGGTGGAGTAAGGTTAGAAAACATAGTAGTGGCAAGAAAAGATGGAGTAGAAGTCCTAACTCAAACACCTTTAGAGCTGGTAAATCTTCTTTAA
- the mnmG gene encoding tRNA uridine-5-carboxymethylaminomethyl(34) synthesis enzyme MnmG: MIYDTEFDVVVVGGGHAGIEAAIISAKLGAKTALITIDENKIGLMPCNPSIGGIAKGIVVREVDALGGEMAKAIDQTGIQFKVLNTRKGPAVRSPRAQADKEEYRKYMVEKTHNTENLTVIEDEVIDIVLKPNQNEVEGVITDKGLKIRTKSVVITTGTFLNGLIHIGDKRFPAGRMGEKPSTRLPEFYKRHGFELVRFKTGTPARLDKNTINFSILEEAPGDNPPPKFSFWTEPKGSYWFKEKDQIPCYITYTTPETHRIIRENLHRTALYGGAITGIGPRYCPSIEDKIVKFEGKERHTVWLEPETRDGISIYPNGLSTSLPEEIQWQMYRSIPGLENVVLLKPAYAIEYDIVMPTELYPTLETKKIKGLYHAGNFNGTTGYEEAAGQGIVAGINAALRALGKDEPFIIGRDEGYIGVMIDDLTTKGVIEPYRLFTSRSEYRLHLRQDNAILRLYQKAYNIGALTEEEYRFVKQHEEEINSWVENYKNTYIKDNDKKISVFTFLQKPEINIDTLKEYGIETPSSDYIKEELEINVKYDGYFERERKLNEKMKYLDSIKIPQDIDYSKVAGLTKEAVMKLTKAKPMTLGHAARLEGITPAAITAIMVHIEKMREKKKAG, encoded by the coding sequence TTGATTTACGATACAGAGTTTGATGTAGTTGTAGTTGGTGGTGGGCATGCAGGAATAGAAGCTGCCATAATATCAGCAAAGTTAGGGGCAAAAACTGCTTTAATAACAATAGATGAAAATAAAATAGGTCTTATGCCTTGTAATCCTTCTATAGGAGGAATAGCTAAAGGTATAGTTGTAAGAGAAGTTGACGCTCTTGGTGGTGAGATGGCAAAGGCAATAGACCAGACAGGAATACAGTTTAAAGTGTTAAATACAAGAAAAGGTCCTGCAGTAAGGTCTCCAAGAGCCCAAGCAGATAAAGAAGAGTACAGAAAGTATATGGTTGAAAAAACCCATAACACAGAAAACCTTACAGTTATAGAAGATGAAGTTATAGATATTGTTTTAAAACCAAACCAGAACGAAGTTGAAGGCGTTATAACAGACAAAGGTTTAAAAATAAGAACAAAGTCAGTTGTTATTACAACGGGAACCTTTCTGAACGGTCTTATACATATAGGAGACAAAAGATTTCCTGCAGGAAGAATGGGAGAAAAACCTTCTACAAGACTTCCTGAGTTTTACAAAAGACACGGTTTTGAGCTTGTAAGATTTAAAACAGGAACTCCTGCGAGACTTGATAAAAACACTATAAACTTTTCTATCTTAGAAGAAGCTCCGGGAGATAATCCACCGCCTAAATTTTCATTCTGGACTGAACCGAAAGGGTCATACTGGTTTAAAGAAAAAGACCAGATACCTTGCTACATAACTTACACTACTCCAGAAACCCACAGAATAATCAGAGAAAACCTTCACAGAACTGCTTTATACGGTGGAGCTATTACAGGAATAGGGCCAAGATACTGTCCTTCAATAGAAGATAAAATAGTAAAATTTGAAGGAAAAGAGAGACACACAGTATGGCTTGAACCTGAAACAAGAGACGGAATAAGTATATATCCTAACGGTTTAAGCACATCTCTACCAGAAGAGATACAGTGGCAGATGTACAGAAGCATACCTGGACTTGAAAATGTAGTTCTTTTAAAACCTGCTTATGCGATAGAGTACGATATAGTAATGCCTACAGAACTTTACCCTACATTAGAAACAAAAAAGATAAAAGGTCTATACCATGCAGGAAACTTTAACGGGACAACAGGTTATGAAGAAGCTGCAGGACAGGGAATAGTAGCTGGAATAAACGCAGCTTTAAGAGCCCTTGGAAAAGACGAACCATTTATAATAGGTAGAGACGAAGGATACATAGGAGTTATGATAGATGACCTTACAACAAAAGGCGTTATAGAGCCATACAGATTATTTACTTCAAGGTCTGAGTATAGACTTCACTTAAGACAAGACAATGCAATCCTTAGACTTTACCAAAAAGCATACAACATCGGAGCTCTTACAGAAGAAGAGTACAGATTTGTAAAACAGCACGAAGAAGAGATAAACAGCTGGGTAGAAAACTACAAAAACACCTACATTAAAGACAATGACAAAAAAATATCTGTATTTACTTTCTTGCAAAAGCCTGAAATAAACATAGACACACTAAAAGAATACGGTATTGAAACACCATCTTCTGATTACATTAAAGAGGAATTAGAGATAAACGTTAAGTATGACGGCTACTTTGAAAGGGAGAGAAAGTTAAACGAAAAAATGAAATACTTAGATAGTATAAAAATACCTCAAGACATAGATTACTCAAAAGTAGCAGGTTTAACAAAAGAAGCTGTTATGAAGCTAACAAAAGCAAAACCTATGACGTTAGGTCATGCTGCAAGACTAGAAGGCATTACACCAGCAGCCATCACAGCTATAATGGTTCACATAGAAAAGATGAGAGAAAAGAAAAAAGCAGGATAA
- a CDS encoding uroporphyrinogen-III synthase: protein MKNVLITREKSQFEDVKSLFEKEGFNPIPFPTIKFEKIPLNNFNEKNYDYLIFTSKNAVKFFLKDAEIDKSKPVIAVGSKTADYLRKLGFSNIEIPDVFSAEGLKEYIDKNIDRFKGKKFGLIRALEGSNVLLNQSGKNYFVELTPVYKTSFNIPDNIEEVENLFSQKKIFAVVFSSPSTFNGFLNVFGYEKSMEFLKNVLVCVIGTTTEKSLKDKGFEVDILPDVFTFEEIVKLLKEKKP, encoded by the coding sequence ATGAAAAATGTGTTGATAACAAGAGAAAAAAGTCAGTTTGAAGATGTAAAATCCCTATTTGAAAAAGAAGGCTTCAACCCTATACCATTCCCTACTATAAAATTTGAAAAAATTCCATTAAATAACTTTAATGAAAAAAATTACGATTACTTGATTTTTACAAGTAAAAACGCTGTTAAGTTTTTTTTAAAGGACGCAGAAATAGATAAATCAAAACCTGTTATAGCGGTAGGAAGTAAAACAGCTGACTATTTGAGAAAATTAGGTTTTAGCAATATTGAAATTCCTGATGTTTTTAGTGCAGAGGGTTTAAAAGAGTATATAGATAAAAACATAGACAGGTTTAAAGGTAAAAAGTTTGGCCTTATAAGAGCATTAGAAGGGTCTAATGTTTTACTTAATCAGTCAGGTAAAAACTACTTTGTTGAGCTTACACCAGTTTACAAAACTTCTTTTAATATCCCTGATAATATAGAAGAAGTTGAAAATTTATTTTCCCAGAAAAAGATTTTTGCAGTTGTCTTTTCAAGTCCTTCTACTTTTAATGGTTTTTTAAATGTTTTTGGATATGAAAAATCAATGGAGTTTTTAAAAAATGTTTTAGTATGTGTCATCGGAACAACCACAGAAAAATCATTAAAAGACAAAGGATTTGAAGTTGATATACTCCCTGATGTCTTTACGTTTGAGGAAATAGTAAAACTTTTAAAAGAAAAGAAGCCCTAA
- a CDS encoding ion transporter has product MKKSKNKKYLSKIKRLKIFFYNVLENERNSLNHIYSLVALFIVITSSITVLLLITPESEKLPPDLHSFLQDFEEITLLFFAFEYILRWWVISDFFQDFKTSLSQHKEKNLKAYINAFLYALKVKLKWMLKPLSIIDLIAILPIFRPFRAIRIVQLLRILKIFRYSSGLKSVFQALKEQGFIFVFSTLMIFLNITVFSIIVYIYEYNAKNDAFKSLLDALYWGAITSFTVGYGDITPITDTGKIIASFMTFINIVLVSVLTAGFSVSFINRLLELKEGEVKMRDLENHIVICGYNETSEEILENIISLEIDKERPVVLITNHDKKDLDINLSYIIYKKGDFIKEDILMDVAINKASDVVIVGEKLPHLTDRDIDARTALAGMLIKTLNPYARLYVEVLLDEDAEIFRKRLGTKDILIHGQILGKIMFSSLLNPGATQLIETIIDNETGIRKVKVKEIGSFETFGEILTYIRKQDLMPIAVERNKKVILSPPDDFKVSETDYIFIIPSGETT; this is encoded by the coding sequence TTGAAAAAATCTAAAAATAAAAAGTACTTATCTAAGATCAAAAGATTAAAAATCTTTTTTTACAACGTCTTAGAAAATGAAAGAAATTCGTTAAATCACATTTACAGTTTAGTAGCCCTTTTTATTGTTATAACCTCATCTATTACCGTACTTTTGTTAATAACGCCAGAGTCAGAAAAACTCCCACCAGATTTACATTCATTCTTACAAGATTTTGAAGAAATTACACTTTTATTTTTTGCTTTTGAGTACATTCTCAGATGGTGGGTAATATCTGACTTTTTCCAAGATTTTAAAACATCTTTAAGTCAGCATAAAGAAAAAAATTTAAAAGCCTATATTAATGCCTTTTTATACGCTTTAAAAGTTAAGCTAAAATGGATGTTAAAACCCCTTTCAATCATAGACTTAATTGCAATCTTACCTATCTTTAGGCCATTTAGAGCTATAAGAATTGTTCAATTATTAAGAATATTAAAGATTTTCAGATATTCATCAGGATTAAAGAGCGTTTTTCAGGCTCTAAAAGAGCAAGGATTTATTTTTGTTTTCTCTACTTTGATGATATTTCTTAACATAACTGTTTTTTCTATCATAGTTTACATATACGAATACAATGCAAAAAACGATGCTTTTAAAAGTTTGTTAGATGCACTTTACTGGGGAGCTATAACATCTTTTACAGTAGGATACGGAGACATCACTCCTATAACAGATACGGGTAAGATTATTGCTTCCTTTATGACTTTTATTAACATTGTTTTAGTCTCTGTTTTAACAGCTGGATTTTCTGTATCATTTATAAACAGATTACTTGAGTTAAAAGAAGGAGAGGTGAAGATGCGAGATTTAGAAAACCATATAGTTATATGTGGATATAACGAAACGTCTGAAGAGATTTTAGAGAATATAATAAGCCTTGAAATTGATAAAGAAAGACCAGTTGTTTTAATAACAAATCACGATAAAAAAGATTTAGATATTAATCTTTCATACATTATCTATAAAAAAGGAGACTTTATAAAGGAAGATATTTTGATGGATGTAGCGATAAATAAAGCTTCTGATGTTGTTATAGTTGGGGAAAAATTACCTCATCTTACAGACAGGGATATAGATGCAAGAACTGCTTTAGCTGGAATGCTTATTAAAACATTAAACCCTTATGCAAGACTATACGTAGAAGTTCTTTTAGATGAAGATGCTGAAATATTTAGAAAAAGACTTGGGACTAAGGATATTCTCATACATGGACAAATACTTGGTAAAATAATGTTCTCAAGCCTTTTAAATCCAGGAGCAACTCAGTTGATAGAAACTATAATAGACAACGAAACAGGAATAAGAAAAGTTAAAGTTAAAGAAATTGGAAGTTTTGAAACGTTTGGAGAGATTTTAACATACATTAGAAAACAAGATTTGATGCCTATCGCAGTTGAAAGGAATAAAAAGGTAATTCTTTCTCCTCCTGATGATTTTAAAGTATCTGAAACAGATTATATTTTTATTATTCCAAGTGGAGAAACCACATGA
- a CDS encoding NifU family protein, producing the protein MAIDRQKVEEVLEQVRPYLRFDGGDVELIDVSEDGTVYVRLMGACSGCSMSLWTLKGGVEARLKQAIPEVKEVVAVNLG; encoded by the coding sequence ATGGCAATAGACAGACAAAAAGTAGAAGAAGTTTTAGAGCAAGTTAGACCTTACTTAAGATTTGATGGTGGAGATGTTGAGCTAATAGACGTTTCAGAAGATGGAACAGTTTACGTTAGACTTATGGGTGCTTGCTCTGGATGTTCTATGTCTTTATGGACTTTAAAAGGTGGAGTAGAAGCAAGATTAAAACAGGCTATTCCAGAGGTTAAAGAAGTAGTAGCTGTAAACTTAGGATAA
- a CDS encoding UPF0175 family protein — protein MKIVINLPDELKLKEEEVKTAAIVKLYELGKISSGKAAKLLGISRIEFLDLLGKYKVQINPDTEEELIKDIENA, from the coding sequence ATGAAAATTGTAATAAATTTACCTGATGAGCTAAAACTAAAAGAAGAGGAAGTAAAAACAGCTGCTATAGTTAAACTATATGAACTTGGGAAAATATCTTCAGGAAAAGCTGCAAAACTTTTAGGTATATCTCGTATTGAATTTTTAGATTTGCTTGGTAAATATAAAGTCCAAATAAATCCAGATACTGAAGAAGAGCTTATAAAAGATATAGAAAATGCGTAA
- the tmk gene encoding dTMP kinase, with product MGIFITFEGIEGSGKSTQAKKLYEYLTNKSIKAHLTREPGGTLIGKKIREILLSHWQEKFPSIAELLLYEADRNIHVNNVIKPLLQQGYIVISDRFYDSTTAYQHYARGIDYNIIDSLNKLATEGLIPDITFLLDLSVEEAFKRLNREKDRLESENIEFHQKVREGFLKIASLEKNRVIVLDGLKTEDEIFSQILKILTEKKIV from the coding sequence ATGGGAATTTTTATAACGTTTGAAGGAATTGAAGGTAGTGGCAAATCAACACAAGCAAAAAAATTATATGAATATTTAACAAATAAAAGTATAAAGGCACACTTAACGAGAGAACCGGGCGGAACTTTAATAGGTAAAAAAATAAGGGAAATTTTACTATCCCACTGGCAAGAAAAATTCCCTTCTATCGCGGAGCTTCTACTTTATGAAGCTGACAGAAATATCCACGTTAATAACGTTATAAAGCCATTACTACAACAGGGCTACATAGTCATATCAGATAGATTTTACGACTCAACTACCGCCTACCAACATTACGCAAGAGGCATAGATTATAACATTATAGACAGCTTAAACAAGTTAGCTACAGAAGGACTTATACCTGACATTACCTTTTTATTAGACCTATCAGTTGAGGAAGCTTTTAAGAGACTAAACAGGGAAAAAGACAGATTAGAAAGTGAGAATATTGAGTTTCACCAAAAAGTAAGAGAAGGATTTTTAAAGATAGCAAGCCTTGAAAAAAACAGAGTAATAGTTTTAGATGGATTAAAAACTGAAGATGAAATATTTAGCCAAATATTAAAGATTTTAACAGAGAAAAAAATAGTATGA
- a CDS encoding DNA polymerase III subunit delta' yields MKIIGHQKEIELIKKYLSKNYDSLSLLYEGKDCIGKKLIAFLTARGFLCEKKQGLGCGECHDCKLVNNLISNVYNKENLSSHPNVKFIPYEGKEIKIDQIRDAISFLTLKSDKGKVLIIEKAENMNTESANALLKTLEEPPLNTLIILTTSNQNQLLPTIVSRLKKVRFRKLSEEEVKDILRLKVSDEKKVENLSKISGGSLCLPFSILNKENVYNLAHSYYELLKTKKHNEGLFSITPIVDKFDSDDTNLFFDIILRFFEKDLQTGQLDNSFAESFITEFKKSKTAVLRGVKKKLVLEGMYYNLK; encoded by the coding sequence ATGAAGATAATCGGACACCAAAAAGAAATTGAACTTATTAAAAAATATTTAAGCAAAAATTACGACTCTTTATCTTTACTTTACGAAGGGAAAGACTGTATAGGAAAAAAACTTATAGCTTTTTTAACTGCAAGAGGTTTTTTATGTGAGAAAAAGCAGGGTTTAGGCTGTGGAGAATGCCACGACTGTAAGCTTGTAAACAACCTTATATCAAACGTATACAACAAAGAAAACCTCTCTTCCCATCCAAATGTAAAATTCATTCCATACGAAGGTAAAGAGATAAAGATAGACCAGATTAGAGATGCTATATCTTTTCTAACCTTAAAGTCAGATAAAGGTAAAGTCTTGATAATAGAAAAAGCTGAAAATATGAACACTGAAAGTGCAAACGCTCTGCTAAAAACCTTAGAAGAACCCCCTTTAAACACCCTTATAATACTTACTACCTCAAACCAAAATCAGCTCCTACCTACCATAGTATCAAGATTAAAAAAGGTAAGATTTAGAAAGTTATCTGAAGAAGAAGTTAAGGATATTTTAAGACTTAAAGTAAGTGATGAGAAGAAAGTTGAGAATCTGTCTAAAATATCTGGTGGTAGTTTATGCTTGCCTTTTAGTATATTAAATAAAGAAAATGTTTACAACTTAGCCCACTCTTACTATGAACTTTTAAAAACAAAAAAACATAATGAAGGACTTTTTTCTATTACACCTATAGTAGACAAATTTGACAGTGATGATACAAACCTATTTTTTGATATAATTTTAAGATTTTTTGAGAAGGATTTACAAACTGGACAGTTAGACAACAGCTTTGCAGAAAGTTTTATAACAGAGTTTAAAAAGTCAAAAACCGCGGTTTTAAGAGGAGTAAAAAAGAAGCTTGTTTTAGAAGGAATGTACTACAACTTAAAGTGA